The Candidatus Cloacimonadota bacterium genome contains the following window.
CGCGGATGGTGATGGAGCCGCTGGGGAAGAGGTCTTTGTGGCTCACGACGTGCTTGTCGAGCGCCACCAGCATCGTGAGCGGCTTCATCGTGGAGCCCGGCTCGAACATGAAGCTCACCGGTATATTGGATTTAACCCTCACCAGCCCCGGGTCGATGTATCTGTCTTCGGCGGAAACGCCAGCCATCGCCAGGATGCGGCCCGTGTGGGGGTCCATGACGATCGCGCCGCCGTTTTTGGCCTTGTATTTCTCGAGGCCTTCATAGAGCGCGTTCTCCACCACTTCCTGGATATTGGCGTCGATGGTGAGGTGCAGGTTATAGCCGTCGCGGGAAACCTTTTCGTGCAAATTCGGATATGGCATGCGCCGGTGTTTGGCATCGTAAACCACTTCCCGCCAGCCGTATTCTCCGGCCAGGTATTCGTCGTAGCTGGATTCGATTCCGCAGATTCCGCTTAATTTGTAGAGCGAGCGGTTACCCGTTTCGGCGTCGAAGCCTTCCGAGACGGCGCGAACGCTACCCAACAGCCTTGCTGCCAGTATGTTGCGCGAATAGATGCGCTTCATCGAGGCGAAGCTGTGGTTGAGCCCCGGCAGATTGTCGGTTTCAAAGGCTTTAACGACTTTTTCCAGCTCCATCTCGCGCACCTTGTTGGTGATTTGGATGGGGGTCAGCTTTTCGTTCATCGTCAGCCGCCGCATCACTTCGTCGGGCTTCATGCTGCAGTTGCTGCCTATCGCCTCGCTTATCAATCGGTAAGCTTCGCTTAGTTCAAGCTTTTTCTCATCTGCCCAAAGCTTGACCGCTTTGCGGTCTATATCCAGTTGGTAATAGCTGATGGAACTCACCAGCAGATTGCCGTTGGCGTCGTAAATGGAGCCCCGCGTGGGGATGATGATCTCTTTATGGGGGGTATAGCGCGTAAGGCGCTGTTGGTCAAGCTTGAAGGGGTCGAATATCTGCAGCGCGAAGAGGTAGCCCACCCACAGGAGGGTCAGCAGGCCAAAACATACCGCCAGCAGTTTGTAGCGGGAACGCATCGCCAACTAGTCCAGCAGGATCTGAACTTCCTTCGCCTGCGCTTTGGAAGCGAAGAGGTCAATGATGCAATAGCTTTCCCGGCTTTGTTTATCCGCGGGTTCGTGAACGTAGATGATCTTTCCGGCCTGAACCGGCTGTCCGCTGGCGTCAGCGCTCATCAGCTCGGCGAATTGTCTGCCGCTGCGCAGGTCGTCGCTTTCCACCCTGAGTTCGGTGTTGATGTTCTTTTCCGCCGCGAGCTTGGTTTCCTTCCGCGCCAGTTTCTGTGTGGCGCGCACCATCTGGTTGGCGTTCCAAAAATTGGCAAATACGGCCACGACGGCTATCAAGATCAAAATCACAAATTTGGCTCTCATTTTTCCCCCATGATTTTTTCCGCCGCGCGCAGTTTCACGCTGCGGGAGCGGCTGTTTGAATCGGTCTCTTCATCGCTGGGCACAAGCGGCTTTTTGTTCAGCAGGGCCAGCTGTTTGTGTTTGCCGCAGTTGCAGCTCATCGCCTTGGGAGGGCAGACGCAGCCGTCGGCGGCGGTTTTGAAAATGTTCTTTACTATCCTGTCTTCCAGCGAATGGTAGCTGAGCACGACAATCCTGCCGCCCGGGGCGAGCAGGTCGATGGCGTCTTGCAAAGCCGGGGCCAGCACGTCGAGTTCGCGGTTCACGTGGATGCGCAAAGCCTGGAATATGCGCGCTTTGCTCTTCAGCGATTCCTTGCTGCCCTTGCCCGCCACGCTTTCGACAACGCGGGCCAGGTCGGCTGTTGTTTGCAGAGGCTGCTTCACGCGTTCCTTCACAATTTTCGCCGCGATCCTTCCTGCATTCAGCTCTTCGCCGTATTCTTTGAAAATCCTGGTCAGTTCGGCCTGCGTGAGCGTGTTCACGGCGTCGGCGGCGGTGTAGGCCTGCCCCCGGTCCATGCGCATGTCCAAAGGCGCGTCGCCGTCGAAGCTGAAGCCGCGTGACTGCTCATCCAGTTGGTGTGACGACACGCCCAGGTCAAAAAGCGCGCCGTCGATGCTTTTCACTTTGCGCAGGGCGAGTTCCGTGCGCAGCCTGGAAAAATTCGTGCCGATCAGTTCGCAGCTATCTCCGTATTCGCTCAGCCGTTCCTTCGCCTCCGCCAGCGCGTCGGCGTCCTGGTCAAAACCGTAAACCATTATCCCTTTCGCCGCTTTCAGCATTCCCAAAGTGTGCCCGCCGCCGCCCAAAGTGGCGTCCACATACACCCCGCCGGTCCGCGGTTGCAGCCAGGCAACGCATTCAGCCAGCATCACGGGGGTGTGGTAAGTATTCATTTTCTGCCTTTGTGCCAGAGTTTGGCGTCGAATCTGCTGCGGATTTCCGCCTCGTAGTTTTCAAGGTCGGTGTAGAAGCGTTCAGGATTCCACAGAGAGATGAGGTGGTGGTCGCCTTTCACCACGCAGCGGTCGCTGATGCCCGCTTTGCGCAGTTCGCGTTCCGGCAGCCTCACCCGGCCGGGGCCTTCCAGTTCCGCTTCCGCCACGGCGCAGCGGATCAGCATCGAGCGGAAATCCTGCTCCATTTCGTTTCCTTCCGCCAGCTCTGCCAGCGTGGAATACCAATTGTCCAATGGATAGAGGGCGATGGAATTGTCGAAACCGGCCGTGATCACCACCGTGCGCTGGGATTCTTCGCTGAATCTGCGCTTGAACAGGGCTGGGATGATCACCCGTTGGTTGTGAACCGCGTTTTCCCAATAACCGTTGAATGGTCCTGACATCTAAGTTTCCTTTTCTCTCTCTTTAGCCGCTAAACCGCTCTTGATTTGACTTGCAGCAACATCTTGTTTGATTCTCTCTGACACTGTATGACTTTTTTTGACATCCTGTGCCGCTTATATGACATCGCGTTTTCTTGTCAAGCAGAATCTGCGCTTTTTTGAA
Protein-coding sequences here:
- a CDS encoding protein MraZ — translated: MSGPFNGYWENAVHNQRVIIPALFKRRFSEESQRTVVITAGFDNSIALYPLDNWYSTLAELAEGNEMEQDFRSMLIRCAVAEAELEGPGRVRLPERELRKAGISDRCVVKGDHHLISLWNPERFYTDLENYEAEIRSRFDAKLWHKGRK
- the rsmH gene encoding 16S rRNA (cytosine(1402)-N(4))-methyltransferase RsmH codes for the protein MNTYHTPVMLAECVAWLQPRTGGVYVDATLGGGGHTLGMLKAAKGIMVYGFDQDADALAEAKERLSEYGDSCELIGTNFSRLRTELALRKVKSIDGALFDLGVSSHQLDEQSRGFSFDGDAPLDMRMDRGQAYTAADAVNTLTQAELTRIFKEYGEELNAGRIAAKIVKERVKQPLQTTADLARVVESVAGKGSKESLKSKARIFQALRIHVNRELDVLAPALQDAIDLLAPGGRIVVLSYHSLEDRIVKNIFKTAADGCVCPPKAMSCNCGKHKQLALLNKKPLVPSDEETDSNSRSRSVKLRAAEKIMGEK